taataaaagagaaTAGATACATTGTGTTAACTCTTTTTGCTGCTTTTTTCGCATTCTCAGCTGTAGGTATATTTGTATGCGATGTGAAAGTCAGTCGACTTTTAATTAACTCTTCTAACCGTTGAAttgtgaatttaaaattttgctgtGAACTTCTTCTCAACAGCTTTAATGTACATCAATTTTGTGCCCTCCTTTTTTCATTAGGTTTCAATGTTAATTATTTCGATTCATGCTGTCTTAcatttacaactttgtatgtTAACTAAATTCGAGTTGCtgtataaaatttaattatgccACAATTAATGCCGTCCTATTATTCAATGCTTTTATGAGCTTTGAATGTTGGATGTCATTGAACATTTCACTTTGTTCGTTTTAAATAGGtctgcgattttttttttttttgcgaaaagcATTTATGAATATCCATCTGtatgtatgaatgaatgaatataattTCTTTCTTTGCTGCAACAATGAAACATTTATTTTTCCATTTACAGGTCACTTTACGGCTACGAAGGTCAAACGAATGAATTGAAAGTTGTTGGCAGCGGTGAAGGTGGTGTAGAGGAGTTATGCGAGGATCTTAATAGCGGTAAAATTATGTACGCTTTTGTACGAATTGAAGATCCAAAGACGGGATTGAAGAAATTTCTACTCATCAATTGGCAGGTTAGTGGggagattttttaaatttaaattacgaTAGAACTATTTTTCCATAGCATTTTGGTAGGTTTCGAAATCCGAGTCCGTTCTAATCCGATCATGTTTGGAGTTTGAAAGTCTTTCATATAAATCAGAAGTGATATAATTTTGTCCACCGCGGCTGCTATGGTGTAGTATTAAAGTGCTTAGCCTATCCTACCGTAGGTCTTGGGTTCAAGTCTCGGGCTAATTGACAtcaaaaattcaggaaaaattttaataaaaaaaatgttttctaagcagggtcactcatcggcagtgatttggcaaaaatttagagtgtatttctgcgattATAACcttatcagtgaaaattcatctgcctctcagatgccgtttggagttggCAAAAATGATGTAGGTCCAGTCCCagcaatttgtagaaaaaataaaaggagcaagaagaaaattgaaagagaacctcggcctaaTGCGGTTATAACGTGGTTTAGTTTCGCGAACCTAGATATCAATAGCTTAAAATCTACCAATAGAAAATATTGAAAAAGAAAAGAGTTGGTGCtcatttttttcacaaaatttgaAATGGCAGAATTTACTAACTGATAAGTAAATAGATTTCGAAATTgttctttgttatactaaaattgattggaccaCAAAACAGCATACCAAAAGATTTCAGAAAATTCGAATAAAAAAATCGACTTTAAATACCCTCCTAATGATAAAATGTACGTATAAATTGTCTTATAAAATACATTATCTGATCTTGCTTCACGATTtcttattcaaaaaaattaatactcTATAATCTTTCATGGTTACTTACATGTAAACAACTTCGAAAGGAAGCCTTATCTTCTGCAATGATGTTTTTGCTTTCATTTTCATATCTTATCGATACTTGGCGTGTTTTTAAAATAGCCTCTCCAATCGCCTTTCTACttagatttattattattataaattttttataattacttttatactttttttatcaCATCTCTTTAGGGTGAAGGCGCCCCAGTACTGCGCAAGGGTACATGTGCCAATCATATACATGATGTTGCCAAGCTACTTTCTGGCGCACACTTAACAATAAATGCACGAAATGAAGATGATATCGATGTGGAACGATTGGTTAAGAAATTGAGCGCTGTTAGCTCAACATATAGCTTCAAAGAGCCACGCGGTGTACAGGATGAACAAAAGACACCTGTTGGCACAAATTATACACGTGTCATACCCACAAAAGAATTAAATCCGAGTGTTATGCAGAATTTTTGGaaaaaagaagaggaagaagagaaACAACGCATTGCTGCTGAGAAAGAGGCGAAGCGACAACAACTGTTGAAATTGGAGCAGGAACAGCGTGCACGTGAAGAGAAAGAACATTTGGAGCGTGAAAAGAAAATCATAAGCACGTCCAAGTTGCAGCCGGCGCATGTACCAATTAAGACGTAAGACACTGAGTTAAATAAACACCATAATATATAATTAAAATCATAGAAACATAAATCCTTAGCTCAGTATTGTATCACCTTATGCAGTTCTATTAACTGATTCGTTATCTTCAATTGCTGTTATCATAATACAAAACCTACATTATTCCAAATATAAATCAGTTAAATAACCAAATATTACCTCTTTCAGTTCCCCACAACCGCTGAGCCCAGAAAAGACTGTCGCCAGCCTATTTACGGCCGGCATGACTGAAGCGGAACGCATGCGACAACAGCGCAATCAAGAAGCACGTGAATTGATTGGTTCCCGTGTAATTGCAGCTAAAGCGGTTTTTACACAAAACACAAGTCAAGGCCAGTTGCAGACAAAGTGAGTACATATTCTTTTCCTTATATTCCAAATCTGTTGCTCAAATATAATTGAAATATGTAGATTAAATACAGCACCTCCTGCCAAACCTGCGCGCACATCTATTGCGCAACGTATTAATGCCTTTAATCAACCAACTGAGCCGGAAACACGCAAACCCTCACCAACCCCTGGTAAAGTTGAATTCTCGAAATTCGAAGATTACGCCAATGCTGCCAATAATCTTCAACAACAGCAAGAGCAGCACCAACAACAGCATCAGCAACAACTAGTTGGATATAACAACGTGCATCGTCCACCATCACCGATCACACATACTGCACCCTCAACAACAATAGCACCCACACAATTGAGTAAACCAGCAGCATCTGTTGCGATTGTAGTAGAACCAGAGGTGGTGGTTGCACAGAATTTGGTGACCAGCAATACCTTCGAGGAACCAGTTAAACCAGAAATCACCGCCATTGCAAACAATGATGATGTACTCTCGGGTGCAGATGATTATATTGTAGAAAATGAAGAACAATATTCAACTATAAAACGTTCACCACACAGTAAATCGAATTCATTACAATCACCAGAGACTTCGTCATCCAATGCAACGGATACGGCTGTGTATCAAGATCAAGATGATGAAGCTGAAGAATTGGAGGAGGAGGAAGAAGAGGTGGTGTGCACAAAAGTATCGGTAACGGTGCAACAACCGCAATCGGTTAAAAACGGAATGAGTAGTAGCGCTTTGGATAGAAATGA
The Eurosta solidaginis isolate ZX-2024a chromosome 5, ASM4086904v1, whole genome shotgun sequence DNA segment above includes these coding regions:
- the Abp1 gene encoding drebrin-like protein, which codes for MAISFEKHRAQIIAAWKDVLDDKSSTNWSLYGYEGQTNELKVVGSGEGGVEELCEDLNSGKIMYAFVRIEDPKTGLKKFLLINWQGEGAPVLRKGTCANHIHDVAKLLSGAHLTINARNEDDIDVERLVKKLSAVSSTYSFKEPRGVQDEQKTPVGTNYTRVIPTKELNPSVMQNFWKKEEEEEKQRIAAEKEAKRQQLLKLEQEQRAREEKEHLEREKKIISTSKLQPAHVPIKTSPQPLSPEKTVASLFTAGMTEAERMRQQRNQEARELIGSRVIAAKAVFTQNTSQGQLQTKLNTAPPAKPARTSIAQRINAFNQPTEPETRKPSPTPGKVEFSKFEDYANAANNLQQQQEQHQQQHQQQLVGYNNVHRPPSPITHTAPSTTIAPTQLSKPAASVAIVVEPEVVVAQNLVTSNTFEEPVKPEITAIANNDDVLSGADDYIVENEEQYSTIKRSPHSKSNSLQSPETSSSNATDTAVYQDQDDEAEELEEEEEEVVCTKVSVTVQQPQSVKNGMSSSALDRNDLSDLVNEDDFICQETLGDVGLKAKALYDYQAADESEITFDPGDIITHIDQIDEGWWQGLGPDGTYGLFPANYVEIIN